One window of the Azospirillum sp. TSH58 genome contains the following:
- a CDS encoding PQQ-dependent sugar dehydrogenase — translation MGRTAALMTATTLAACLSVTDASAVDKVFKTEKAMVSVKTVASGLSHPWGLAFLPDGRMLVTEKDGRLRIVAPDGTVSGPVKGVPKVDDRGQGGLLDVALDPDFAQNRFVYLSFSEPGTEDGTNSTAVARGALNADETALTDVQVIFSQKPKVESRMHYGSRLVFDRQGHLYVTLGERSLEQFRTQAQDLDSHLGKVVRINRDGSVPADNPFVNRSGALPEIWSYGHRNIQGAALNPQTGALWINEHGPRGGDEVNVPEAGKNYGWPVVSYGVNYNGTPIGTGKSSAPGMEEPVYQWTPVIGSSGMTFYTADTVPGWKGSLFNGGLATKEVVRLELDGNKVKHEERMFRDLGKRIRQVSQGPDGALYLLTDENSGEILRVTPAGKS, via the coding sequence ATGGGCCGAACCGCCGCCCTGATGACCGCCACCACCCTTGCGGCTTGCCTGAGCGTCACCGACGCGAGCGCCGTGGACAAGGTGTTCAAAACCGAAAAGGCGATGGTGTCGGTGAAGACCGTTGCCAGCGGCCTCAGCCATCCCTGGGGACTGGCCTTCCTGCCCGACGGGCGGATGCTGGTGACCGAGAAGGACGGCCGGTTGCGCATCGTGGCGCCGGACGGCACGGTGTCCGGCCCGGTGAAGGGCGTGCCGAAGGTCGACGACCGAGGGCAGGGTGGCCTGCTCGACGTGGCGCTGGACCCGGACTTCGCGCAGAACCGCTTCGTTTATCTCAGCTTTTCCGAGCCTGGGACGGAGGATGGCACCAACTCCACCGCCGTGGCGCGCGGCGCGCTGAACGCCGACGAGACCGCCCTGACCGACGTCCAAGTGATCTTCTCGCAGAAGCCCAAGGTGGAAAGCCGCATGCATTACGGGTCCCGGCTGGTCTTCGACCGCCAGGGCCACCTGTATGTGACGCTGGGCGAACGCTCGCTGGAGCAGTTCCGGACGCAGGCGCAGGATCTCGACTCGCATCTGGGCAAGGTGGTGCGGATCAACCGCGATGGCTCCGTGCCCGCCGACAACCCCTTCGTGAACCGGTCCGGCGCGCTGCCGGAAATCTGGTCCTACGGTCACCGCAACATCCAGGGGGCCGCGCTGAACCCGCAGACCGGCGCGCTGTGGATCAACGAGCACGGCCCGCGCGGCGGCGATGAGGTCAATGTGCCGGAGGCGGGGAAGAATTACGGCTGGCCCGTGGTGTCCTACGGCGTGAACTACAACGGGACGCCAATCGGCACGGGGAAGTCGAGCGCCCCCGGCATGGAGGAGCCGGTGTACCAGTGGACCCCGGTCATCGGCTCCTCCGGCATGACCTTCTACACGGCGGACACGGTGCCCGGCTGGAAGGGCAGCCTGTTCAACGGCGGGCTGGCGACCAAGGAGGTCGTCAGGCTCGAACTCGACGGGAACAAAGTGAAGCACGAGGAGCGCATGTTCCGCGATCTGGGTAAGCGCATCCGGCAGGTCAGCCAGGGTCCCGATGGCGCGCTCTATCTGCTGACCGACGAGAACAGCGGCGAGATCCTGCGGGTGACCCCGGCGGGCAAGTCGTAA